From one candidate division WOR-3 bacterium genomic stretch:
- a CDS encoding permease produces MIDRKEIKIFLLLTGMFLLFYFLPVSNQRFQSAVIQSTILVKWYAREHVLLCLIPAFFIAGAIAVFVSQNAVMKYFGAKANKILSYGVASVSGTILAVCSCTVLPLFGSIYMRGAGIGPATAFLYSGPAINVLAIILTARILGAPLGIARAAGAVSFSVIIGLLMHVFFYKEEKAKENSKAEVFMPEDDEKKNPLWQIGLQFAAMVGILVFANIAEPKIPSGPWFFIFRFKWHIVAFLFLFFLMLVKFMFKVKFIYMLLSLIPPFIAFLVFSSNPLAVFSTGVLSIVILTFTKNKELSAWREQTWGFAKQILPLLLIGVLAAGFFLGTSENNDSGIIPNSWIEALVGDSPSALFTLLGKDPSSAPGFLVSLWPLWTNFFASLAGALMYFATLTEVPILKGLIDSGMGKGPSLSLLLAGPALSLPNMLVINSILGAKKTLTFISLVVVLSTIAGLVFGAFF; encoded by the coding sequence ATGATTGACAGGAAAGAGATAAAAATATTCTTGCTTCTTACAGGAATGTTTTTACTGTTCTATTTTCTTCCAGTCTCAAATCAGAGGTTTCAGAGTGCCGTCATCCAGTCAACAATCCTAGTAAAATGGTACGCGAGAGAACACGTTCTTCTTTGCCTCATCCCCGCTTTTTTCATAGCCGGAGCAATAGCAGTATTTGTCAGCCAGAATGCCGTCATGAAATATTTCGGAGCCAAAGCCAACAAAATATTATCTTACGGAGTCGCTTCCGTCTCAGGTACAATCCTTGCCGTATGTTCGTGCACTGTCCTTCCTCTTTTCGGAAGCATATACATGAGAGGAGCGGGAATAGGCCCGGCCACCGCTTTTTTGTATTCAGGGCCTGCAATAAACGTCCTTGCCATAATTCTCACGGCGAGAATTTTGGGCGCTCCCCTGGGGATAGCAAGAGCCGCAGGCGCTGTCTCTTTCAGCGTTATCATAGGCCTTCTAATGCATGTTTTCTTTTATAAAGAGGAAAAAGCAAAAGAAAACAGTAAAGCAGAAGTATTCATGCCGGAAGACGACGAGAAAAAAAATCCTCTCTGGCAGATCGGACTTCAGTTCGCGGCCATGGTCGGAATTCTAGTCTTTGCTAATATCGCCGAGCCGAAGATACCTTCGGGTCCATGGTTTTTTATTTTCAGATTCAAATGGCATATCGTGGCTTTTTTATTTCTTTTCTTTTTGATGTTAGTCAAATTTATGTTCAAAGTAAAATTTATTTACATGTTGCTGTCATTGATCCCGCCATTTATCGCCTTTCTTGTTTTTTCTTCGAATCCTTTGGCTGTTTTTTCCACAGGGGTTTTATCAATAGTCATTTTGACGTTTACAAAAAACAAAGAGCTTTCAGCTTGGAGAGAACAGACCTGGGGTTTTGCCAAGCAGATATTGCCGCTCCTTCTAATAGGAGTTCTCGCCGCGGGATTTTTTTTAGGGACTTCGGAAAACAATGATTCCGGAATAATCCCGAACTCATGGATAGAAGCCCTTGTCGGAGACTCGCCATCAGCCCTTTTCACGCTTCTCGGAAAAGATCCGTCTTCTGCACCGGGGTTTCTCGTTTCTTTATGGCCCTTGTGGACGAATTTTTTTGCATCACTGGCAGGAGCTCTCATGTATTTCGCAACGCTCACTGAAGTTCCCATTCTCAAGGGACTGATAGACAGCGGTATGGGAAAAGGACCTTCTCTCTCCCTGCTTCTGGCCGGACCTGCACTTTCTCTGCCTAATATGCTCGTAATAAATTCAATTCTCGGAGCAAAAAAAACTCTTACGTTCATTTCTCTCGTTGTGGTTCTTTCAACCATTGCCGGCCTCGTTTTCGGAGCATTTTTCTAA
- a CDS encoding TM0996/MTH895 family glutaredoxin-like protein, with translation MKLIQILGTGCPKCKQLYANTEEAVKSSGIEAKIEKVEKIQEIMKFNVMITPALVVDGVVKSAGKVLSKDEILKIII, from the coding sequence ATGAAACTGATTCAGATACTCGGGACCGGATGCCCTAAGTGCAAACAACTGTATGCAAACACCGAAGAGGCTGTTAAATCATCGGGTATTGAGGCGAAAATAGAAAAGGTCGAAAAAATACAGGAAATTATGAAATTCAACGTAATGATAACTCCCGCTCTTGTCGTAGACGGAGTTGTAAAAAGCGCCGGAAAAGTTTTGAGCAAGGATGAAATCCTGAAAATAATTATATAA
- a CDS encoding thioredoxin family protein translates to MKLLIRIIVITVLAALIFLAIIFGKNSAPNANQPDSVEDSSSVNQNSLSDSLPVLIEFGSLSCVPCKMMVPELDKMRSVCAGKLNVLFVDVYQNPEDADRRNIRVIPTQVFLSETGEELFRHQGFFSAEDMLDKWKELGYVFEEEN, encoded by the coding sequence ATGAAATTATTAATAAGAATCATTGTAATTACAGTTTTGGCGGCTTTGATTTTTCTCGCTATTATTTTCGGAAAAAACAGTGCACCAAATGCAAATCAACCTGATTCAGTTGAAGACTCTTCTTCCGTAAATCAGAACTCCCTGTCGGATTCCTTGCCTGTTCTGATAGAATTCGGCTCGTTATCCTGTGTTCCCTGCAAAATGATGGTTCCGGAGCTGGACAAGATGAGAAGCGTTTGCGCAGGAAAACTGAACGTTCTTTTCGTGGATGTCTATCAGAATCCTGAAGATGCAGACCGCAGAAACATCAGAGTCATACCCACGCAGGTCTTTCTGTCCGAAACGGGAGAAGAGCTTTTCAGACATCAGGGATTTTTTTCGGCTGAAGATATGCTTGATAAGTGGAAAGAGCTTGGTTACGTTTTCGAAGAGGAAAATTGA
- a CDS encoding winged helix-turn-helix transcriptional regulator, with the protein MKYEEAKTLSAILKALSHPVRILIISELREKDKTAGELNGIAKIDQSGISRHLSQLKAAGIITDARIGNHIYYHLQNSCILKALECSIEVHKNVQKCSVKF; encoded by the coding sequence GTGAAATACGAAGAAGCTAAAACTCTCTCCGCAATACTCAAAGCACTTTCTCATCCTGTGCGAATTCTCATAATCTCGGAACTCAGAGAAAAAGACAAAACAGCCGGTGAACTCAACGGCATCGCTAAAATAGACCAGTCGGGTATATCGAGGCACCTTTCTCAACTCAAAGCCGCAGGAATAATTACGGACGCAAGAATCGGCAATCACATTTACTATCATCTTCAGAATTCGTGCATTCTAAAAGCTTTAGAATGTTCCATAGAAGTCCACAAAAACGTCCAGAAATGCAGTGTAAAGTTTTAA
- a CDS encoding cytochrome C biogenesis protein produces the protein MSFLQPLFTFLTKTMEEPSWLSLVFSFIWGILSVILSPCHLAGIPLIVGFMSGQGKVSNKKALTISISFTAGLLLTFAIIGISTAVTGRMLGNAGPLLNYIVAGVFFLTGLNLLGIIPLPFAGRGMSDMKKKGVLGALVLGLIFGAALGPCTFAFMAPVLGATLQAANINFILSVLILLFFGLGHGMVFVFAGTASEIIENYLKWNEKTKSLTVVKSFCGVLIVLAGLWMVYSAH, from the coding sequence TTGAGCTTTTTACAGCCGCTGTTCACTTTTCTGACTAAAACTATGGAAGAGCCTTCATGGCTCTCACTCGTCTTCTCTTTTATCTGGGGAATCCTTAGCGTAATTTTAAGCCCCTGTCATCTGGCTGGAATACCTTTAATTGTGGGATTCATGTCGGGACAGGGAAAAGTCTCAAACAAGAAAGCACTCACGATTTCCATTTCATTCACCGCGGGACTGCTTCTCACTTTCGCAATAATCGGAATCTCAACTGCCGTGACCGGAAGAATGCTCGGAAACGCCGGCCCTCTCTTAAATTACATTGTAGCCGGAGTTTTTTTTCTGACGGGTCTCAATCTCCTCGGCATAATTCCTCTTCCATTTGCCGGCAGGGGAATGTCTGACATGAAGAAAAAAGGAGTTTTGGGCGCTCTTGTTCTCGGGCTCATTTTCGGAGCGGCTCTCGGCCCATGCACGTTCGCATTCATGGCTCCGGTATTGGGAGCCACGCTACAGGCGGCCAATATTAATTTTATACTCTCGGTTCTCATTCTCCTTTTCTTCGGTCTCGGACACGGTATGGTTTTTGTGTTTGCCGGAACAGCGTCTGAGATTATAGAAAATTATCTCAAATGGAACGAAAAGACAAAATCACTTACAGTTGTTAAATCCTTTTGCGGCGTATTGATAGTACTCGCAGGTCTGTGGATGGTGTATTCCGCACACTGA